In the Elizabethkingia bruuniana genome, CTTCCAGCTTTTGCAAAAGGACTTTCTCTTCGTATTGTACAGGAATTTTCGAAGGTGTAAAAAGGTGTTCACAGGGGATGAAACTTTTTTCTGAATAACTGTCGGTTAAAGATTCATCAATGTAATCCTTTAGTATAAGCGTTGGTACATTTTTATCCCGAAGTTCACTAATATCAATATCATCTGTATAAACGACATGGAGAATTACATTGTTGTAAGCAATATCTCCGGAATGCCGGTGAAAATGCCAATCTGAAGATTTTACATGAATCTCTATGCTGCCTGCGAGAGTTGTCCTGCCAATTTTAATTTTCGCGAAGAGAAAATCCGGACCGGCATTCATATTCCATTCACCAAAATCGAGGATTTCAATGCTTTCGCCTTCGGATGTATGGAAATTGGTATTACTGAATTTTTTGTAATACCAAATATGCTGTAAATATTTTTCATTCATTTTCAGTGTTTTATGAAAATGAATATACGTAAAATAAAATGAGTAAGTTTAATTTAATTAAAAAAGGTTTGCAGGTGGAATATCTTGCCTCTTTTTAATACTGCCTGCCTTCTTCAGCAATATTAAATCCTTTATCTCTTACTTTTCCCTGAATAGCTTTATCCCATAATATTCGGTTAGAATGATTAAAGTGGATAAAATGGATTTTCTTCTTTACTGCTGCAGGTTCTTTCTGAAATAAATTTTCTGTTTCTGTTACAAGAGGATGTGGAACTTCCGAAACTGGTCTGTTGCCCATTTCATTCTGATCATAGAAAGTAGCATCCAGAAATGCAAAATCAACATTCTTTACTTCCTCAATAATGCTTTTATTCCACTTACTCCATTTATCGATATCTGGAATAAACAGGAAACGCTTTTTAGGTGTTAGCATCCTAAAACCTGCTGTTTCAGAATATTCATCCCGATGAGGTACGGTAAAAGCCTTTACTGTCAAAGAGTTGCCTATGCTTACTTCCTGATCGGCAGTTAAAGGAATAATCTCTATATTTTTCAGACTGACCAGCTGGCTCCATGGACCATTGTTTTCCAGAAAACTTTTTAGTTTAGGCAATACATATACCTTGAGCTGCTTCGTATTCATGACCTCTTTGCCGAATTCCATCAATCCGGTATAGTGTCCGATATGCGCATGCGTAATAAATACACCCTCAGGCAGATAAGGATATTCCTGATTATGTCTTTGCGAGAAGTCGTGTAATTGCTGCCTGATATCTGGTGTAGCATCGAAGAGCCACCACTTTTTCTGAACAGGATCTACCAAAGCCAGAGAAGACACATTCCTTCTTAATTCCGGATGCTCCCATGCCAGGTTACATCCCTCTTTATTACATCCCATATGCGGAAAGCCTCCGTCCTGTGCAACGCCCAATACTTCTATATATGCATCTGTATTTTGTGCATTGTATAACTGCGACCAGAAGCTGGCAGTTAACAGGCAAAGGGCAGAAAGAATATGCTTCATTGTGCTTCGTGTTTTTTTTAAGTTACTTTTATTAAAGCTTCTTTATATAATTCTTCATACAATGGAAGAATGTTAGCAATATCAAATTTTAAAGCATTATCCTTGGCATTAATTTTCATTTTTGCCAGAAGGGTTTCATCGGAAAATAGTTTTTTGGTATATTCCACCATAGCATCTACATCACCAACATCGGCAATAAATCCGGTTACTCCGTGTTTATTTACTTCCGGTATTCCACCAGCATTACTACTGATTACCGGAGTTCCTGCAGCCATTGCTTCCAGGGCGGCAAGACCGAAGCTTTCCTGTTGAGATGGTAGCATAAAGACATCTGCATAAGCCAGAATCTGGTAAAGATCATTTACTTTACCCATTAATCTGATCTTAGAAATCAGTTCTGGATTGTTTTCAAGGAAGGTATTGATACGCTCCATTTCCGGGCCTTCTCCGATAATAATAAGGCGTGTTGGGATTTCTTCCTGTACCCTTTTAAAAGTTTCCAGAACATCCTGAATACGTTTAACCTCACGAAGGTTAGAAACGTGGATCATAATACGCTCATTGTCCTCTGCAAACTGAGATCTGCAACAGTTGTTGAATGTTGTAAAGATCTCATTGTCTATAAAGTTAGGAATTACCTGAATCTCTTTCTTGATATCGAAGTTGATGTAAGTGTCCTTCATCAGACTCTCTGATACAGAAGTTACAACGTCCGATTTGTTGATGGAAAATTCTACCGCTTTCTTATAACTTGGATGCTGACCTACTAATGTAATATCGGTTCCGTGCAGTGTCGTGATAAGCGGAGTTTCTATACCGTCGTCCTTTAGCATTTGCTTGGCCATGTAAGCTGCATATGCATAAGGGATGGCATAATGGGCGTGAATAAGATCCAGTTTGTATATTTTCACCACATGGTAAATGGTAGAAGAAAGAGCAATATCATAAGGCTGATATTTGAATAAAGGATAGATTTCTACATTTACTTTATGGAAATATATATTGGGTTTGGTCATATCCAGTCGCGCCGGCATACTGGAGCTCATGAAGTGTACCTCATAACCTTTGTCGGCCAATAACATGCCGAGCTCTGTTGCAACAATCCCGCTTCCTCCGTAAGTGGGATAGCAAAGAATACCTATTTTCATTTTTCTATTCTCGTTTTTTTTAAAGATCCTGTCCGTCTCCGTATTTCAGTTGATTGTTAATCAATACAGGAAGGCGTCCGTTT is a window encoding:
- a CDS encoding MBL fold metallo-hydrolase, giving the protein MKHILSALCLLTASFWSQLYNAQNTDAYIEVLGVAQDGGFPHMGCNKEGCNLAWEHPELRRNVSSLALVDPVQKKWWLFDATPDIRQQLHDFSQRHNQEYPYLPEGVFITHAHIGHYTGLMEFGKEVMNTKQLKVYVLPKLKSFLENNGPWSQLVSLKNIEIIPLTADQEVSIGNSLTVKAFTVPHRDEYSETAGFRMLTPKKRFLFIPDIDKWSKWNKSIIEEVKNVDFAFLDATFYDQNEMGNRPVSEVPHPLVTETENLFQKEPAAVKKKIHFIHFNHSNRILWDKAIQGKVRDKGFNIAEEGRQY
- the bshA gene encoding N-acetyl-alpha-D-glucosaminyl L-malate synthase BshA, whose protein sequence is MKIGILCYPTYGGSGIVATELGMLLADKGYEVHFMSSSMPARLDMTKPNIYFHKVNVEIYPLFKYQPYDIALSSTIYHVVKIYKLDLIHAHYAIPYAYAAYMAKQMLKDDGIETPLITTLHGTDITLVGQHPSYKKAVEFSINKSDVVTSVSESLMKDTYINFDIKKEIQVIPNFIDNEIFTTFNNCCRSQFAEDNERIMIHVSNLREVKRIQDVLETFKRVQEEIPTRLIIIGEGPEMERINTFLENNPELISKIRLMGKVNDLYQILAYADVFMLPSQQESFGLAALEAMAAGTPVISSNAGGIPEVNKHGVTGFIADVGDVDAMVEYTKKLFSDETLLAKMKINAKDNALKFDIANILPLYEELYKEALIKVT